A stretch of the Planktothricoides raciborskii GIHE-MW2 genome encodes the following:
- a CDS encoding CorA family divalent cation transporter, with amino-acid sequence MINLPSSWDLPPVIKNRFGQKSLGQQRAMIAHNHLLLVLHKPPEPNERKREVALFWRQPDGTWKQTAIGNGIEPLIRHLKEYNAAAEKFIEDYHQAQEAEDYFRILEAMSPLRLATKNLHATLQAAREGIPGDRDLIDLRDYAYEIERSLDLLYENTKNALDFRIAKRAEEQTKLSLAAVKAGERLNILAGIFFPLTAITSVFGMNLISGLESNSIETFWLVVLIGIVLGVFVLQWSIKGKKN; translated from the coding sequence ATGATAAATCTACCAAGTTCTTGGGATCTGCCCCCGGTCATTAAAAATCGCTTTGGCCAAAAAAGCCTGGGTCAACAACGGGCGATGATTGCACACAATCATCTGTTACTGGTATTACATAAACCCCCGGAACCGAATGAACGGAAACGTGAGGTTGCCTTGTTTTGGCGACAACCGGATGGAACTTGGAAACAGACGGCGATCGGCAATGGCATTGAACCTTTAATCAGGCATTTAAAAGAATATAATGCAGCGGCAGAAAAATTTATCGAAGATTATCACCAAGCCCAAGAAGCGGAAGATTATTTTCGCATTCTTGAGGCTATGTCTCCCTTGCGTTTGGCTACAAAAAACCTGCACGCCACCTTGCAAGCAGCCAGAGAAGGCATCCCCGGCGATCGCGATCTAATTGATTTGCGCGATTATGCTTATGAAATTGAACGCAGCTTAGATTTACTTTATGAAAATACCAAAAATGCTCTAGATTTTCGGATTGCTAAACGAGCGGAAGAACAAACTAAATTAAGTTTGGCAGCCGTGAAAGCTGGTGAAAGATTGAATATTTTAGCGGGGATTTTCTTTCCTTTGACCGCAATTACTTCAGTGTTTGGGATGAATCTTATCAGTGGTCTGGAGAGTAATTCTATAGAAACTTTTTGGTTAGTTGTATTGATCGGCATCGTTCTCGGTGTTTTTGTGCTGCAATGGAGTATTAAAGGCAAAAAGAATTAG
- a CDS encoding WD40 repeat domain-containing protein, which translates to MTKTSNHPSERDQVLTHLKLRITRLKQALNQGEKGLDLVIAALQDDSEPITRAAYMLLKQNPHPKVREALKQYNPYRFFKCIRTLGGHSSRVYTIAISPDGQMLASGTNDNIIKLWHIQRGLEERIFTGHIDWVDSVAFSPDGHMLASGSGDSSIKLWNVSTGELIQTLKDHSRWVTSVAFSPDGKMLASGSKDNTIKLWNLVPDANGQISSQPLYTMEDHYDWVYAVVFSPNGEMLASSGDSTIKVWDLRTRICKLTLTGHYDWVYTVAFSPDGHMLASGSEDATIKLWQANTGKAIATLKGHSLGVNSLAFSPDGQTLASGSADQSVKLWDMRSYKHITLRGHSDWVSSVAFSANGKILATGSGDRTIKIWDPVTTEEKNTLGGDVEFAESVIFTPDGQILGSNQPQEPPKLYNLHAGEEFLSITGHSSWVEVVSVSPTGPILASGSEDGIIKLWNLRTGYIIQTLRGHKGGVWAISFTPDGQTLVSGGNDTTIKLWNLENHQEMLSLNGHSERIDAISISPNGEILATGSADETIKLWHLPTRQQVLTLTGHTDRVSSLSFNRDGDILASGSSDGTVKFWHPVTGEILHNFKTQTDGVNHVAFSGRSGLLAAAGDNGTVKLWNLKNNEAYATFDGHKDAVMTVAFSPYGHQLASGSADTSIKVWNLYNGQQLRTLNGHSESVNSLCFSLSGFGKSYILASGSADGTVKVWGVL; encoded by the coding sequence ATGACAAAAACATCAAATCATCCTAGCGAGCGCGATCAGGTTTTAACCCATCTCAAGTTAAGAATCACTCGGTTAAAACAAGCTTTGAATCAAGGAGAAAAAGGATTAGACTTAGTAATTGCGGCGTTGCAAGATGACTCAGAACCGATCACCAGAGCCGCCTATATGTTGCTCAAGCAAAATCCACACCCCAAGGTCAGAGAAGCGCTCAAGCAATATAACCCTTATCGGTTTTTCAAATGTATCCGTACTCTCGGTGGACATTCCAGCCGAGTATATACCATTGCCATTAGTCCCGATGGCCAAATGTTAGCCAGTGGCACGAATGACAATATCATCAAACTTTGGCATATTCAAAGAGGTCTGGAAGAGCGAATATTCACGGGACATATTGATTGGGTGGATTCCGTAGCCTTTAGTCCCGATGGGCATATGCTGGCTAGTGGCAGTGGTGACAGTAGCATTAAGTTGTGGAATGTCTCGACCGGGGAATTGATTCAAACCCTGAAAGATCATAGCCGCTGGGTTACTTCCGTGGCTTTTAGTCCCGATGGGAAGATGCTGGCTAGTGGCAGTAAAGATAACACGATTAAGCTCTGGAATTTGGTGCCGGATGCCAATGGCCAAATTTCGTCCCAGCCGCTGTACACAATGGAGGATCACTACGACTGGGTATATGCTGTGGTGTTCAGTCCCAATGGGGAGATGTTAGCCAGCAGTGGGGACAGTACCATTAAAGTCTGGGACTTACGCACTAGGATCTGTAAACTCACTTTGACTGGCCATTATGATTGGGTTTACACTGTGGCGTTTAGTCCCGATGGCCATATGTTAGCCAGTGGATCGGAAGATGCCACGATTAAACTCTGGCAGGCGAACACCGGCAAAGCGATCGCGACTTTAAAAGGACATTCTTTAGGGGTGAATTCTCTGGCATTTAGTCCCGATGGTCAGACTTTGGCCAGTGGTAGTGCGGATCAAAGTGTCAAACTGTGGGATATGAGGAGTTACAAGCATATTACTCTGCGAGGTCATTCTGATTGGGTCAGTTCCGTGGCGTTCAGTGCCAATGGCAAGATTTTAGCCACGGGGAGTGGCGATCGCACCATCAAAATCTGGGATCCGGTGACAACTGAAGAAAAAAATACCCTCGGTGGAGATGTGGAATTTGCCGAGTCAGTGATTTTTACTCCCGATGGGCAAATTTTAGGCAGCAATCAACCCCAAGAACCGCCGAAACTCTATAATCTCCATGCGGGGGAAGAATTTCTCAGCATCACTGGTCACTCCAGTTGGGTGGAAGTGGTCAGCGTCAGTCCCACGGGGCCAATTTTAGCCAGTGGCAGTGAAGACGGCATTATTAAATTGTGGAATTTGCGGACAGGTTACATAATTCAAACCCTGCGAGGGCACAAAGGAGGAGTTTGGGCGATCTCCTTCACTCCCGACGGTCAGACCTTAGTCAGTGGTGGTAACGATACCACGATTAAACTATGGAATCTAGAAAACCATCAAGAGATGCTTTCTCTGAATGGGCATTCTGAAAGAATTGATGCGATCTCCATCAGCCCGAATGGGGAAATTCTGGCCACGGGGAGTGCCGATGAAACCATCAAACTTTGGCACCTACCAACTCGCCAACAAGTATTAACTTTAACCGGACATACTGACCGGGTAAGTTCTCTATCTTTTAATCGAGATGGAGATATTTTAGCCAGTGGCAGTAGCGATGGCACGGTCAAATTTTGGCATCCAGTCACCGGCGAAATCTTACACAATTTTAAAACCCAAACAGATGGCGTTAATCACGTTGCTTTTAGTGGCCGGTCTGGACTCCTAGCCGCCGCAGGAGACAACGGCACCGTCAAACTTTGGAACCTGAAAAATAACGAGGCTTATGCCACCTTTGATGGCCATAAAGATGCGGTAATGACTGTGGCATTTAGTCCCTATGGGCATCAACTTGCCAGTGGCAGTGCCGATACCAGTATTAAAGTTTGGAATCTTTATAACGGTCAACAACTAAGAACTTTGAATGGACATTCTGAGTCCGTGAATTCTCTATGTTTCAGCTTAAGCGGATTCGGCAAATCCTATATTTTAGCCAGTGGCAGTGCTGATGGTACGGTTAAAGTTTGGGGGGTTTTATGA
- a CDS encoding FHA domain-containing protein, whose product MITITLLHPTQSTPIQTWRFPTESVIRIGRSSTNHVVLYSAVVSRKHIELRKIGEQWELINLGSNGTYVDGTMVTQIQLSNQAMIRLAVSGPTLKIYLHSTVLPTESKYPNFGASVNCETAEIETTEEDITESVSRLPD is encoded by the coding sequence GTGATTACAATAACTTTACTTCATCCAACTCAATCGACCCCAATTCAGACTTGGAGATTTCCAACAGAATCTGTGATTAGAATTGGGAGATCCTCTACGAATCATGTTGTTCTATACAGTGCAGTGGTTTCTCGAAAACACATTGAGTTGCGAAAAATTGGTGAGCAATGGGAATTAATTAATTTAGGGAGTAATGGCACATACGTTGATGGCACAATGGTGACACAAATACAATTGTCAAATCAAGCAATGATTCGTTTAGCTGTTTCTGGGCCAACCCTGAAAATTTATCTGCATTCTACGGTGCTGCCAACCGAATCAAAATACCCAAATTTTGGGGCATCGGTGAACTGCGAAACTGCCGAGATTGAAACCACAGAAGAAGATATCACCGAATCGGTTTCCCGGCTTCCAGATTAA
- a CDS encoding NAD(P)H-quinone oxidoreductase subunit 5 produces MEPIYQYAWLIPVLPLAGAMIVGLGLISYNKATNALRQANAVFVVSLVGASMVLSFLLLWSQLQGHEPYTQMFEWAAAGNFHLSMGYTIDHLSSLMLAIVTTITFLVMIYTDGYMAHDPGYVRFYAYLSIFSSSMLGLVISPNLVQIYIFWELVGMASYLLIGFWYDRTAAADACQKAFVTNRVGDFGLLLGILGIYWATDSFDFIVMGDRLTELVESGAIASGLAALFAVLVFLGPVAKSAQFPLHVWLPDAMEGPTPISALIHAATMVAAGVFLIARMYPVFEEIPLAMDVIAWTGCCTAFLGATIAITQNDIKKGLAYSTISQLGYMVMAMGVGAYGAGLFHLMTHAYFKAMLFLCSGSVIHGMEGVVGHDPVLAQDMRLMGGLRKYMPITATTFLIGTLAICGIPPFAGFWSKDEILGSTFAANPAMWVVGWLTAGVTAFYMFRMYFNTFEGKFRGNEIDIRNQLLATANGGKPANAFGPGAMDPKELAHGHDGDNCDHSHGHSEYPHESPLTMTFPLMALAVPSVLIGLVGTPFANYFEEFIHPPSETVAEVLEHAEEFDLTEFLVMGGSSVGIALIGITIASLMYMSRKIDPAAIAQKIQPLYQLSLNKWYFDDINDFLFVKGSRRLARQVLEVDSRVVDGAVNLTGLVTVITGEGLKYFENGRAQFYALIVFVAVLGLVIISGVT; encoded by the coding sequence ATGGAACCGATATATCAGTATGCATGGCTGATCCCGGTCTTGCCCTTGGCAGGAGCAATGATTGTTGGCCTTGGCCTGATTTCATACAACAAGGCGACGAATGCTCTGCGGCAAGCTAATGCAGTCTTTGTCGTCTCTTTGGTGGGCGCTTCAATGGTCTTGTCCTTTCTGCTGTTGTGGAGTCAACTGCAAGGACATGAACCCTATACGCAAATGTTTGAATGGGCAGCAGCAGGGAATTTTCATCTATCGATGGGTTATACGATAGACCATCTTTCCTCTCTGATGCTGGCGATCGTTACGACCATAACCTTTTTGGTGATGATTTACACCGATGGGTACATGGCTCACGATCCAGGATATGTACGCTTTTACGCTTACTTGAGCATATTTAGCTCCTCCATGTTGGGGTTGGTGATCTCTCCCAATCTGGTACAGATCTATATATTCTGGGAACTGGTAGGGATGGCTTCCTACTTGCTGATTGGCTTTTGGTACGATCGCACCGCTGCGGCTGATGCTTGCCAAAAAGCATTTGTCACCAACCGAGTCGGGGACTTTGGTTTGCTGCTCGGTATTTTAGGCATCTACTGGGCTACCGATAGTTTTGACTTTATCGTCATGGGCGATCGCCTAACGGAACTGGTGGAGTCAGGGGCGATCGCCTCTGGTCTAGCGGCCTTATTTGCCGTGTTGGTCTTTCTCGGCCCAGTAGCGAAATCTGCCCAATTCCCGCTCCATGTCTGGCTTCCCGACGCGATGGAAGGCCCGACCCCGATTTCCGCGTTAATCCACGCCGCCACAATGGTGGCCGCTGGAGTCTTCTTGATTGCCCGGATGTACCCAGTTTTTGAAGAAATTCCCCTGGCAATGGATGTCATTGCTTGGACTGGATGCTGTACGGCTTTCTTGGGCGCCACGATCGCGATTACTCAGAACGACATTAAAAAAGGATTAGCTTATTCCACGATTTCCCAACTTGGCTATATGGTCATGGCAATGGGCGTCGGGGCTTACGGCGCCGGGTTATTCCACTTAATGACCCACGCTTATTTCAAAGCCATGCTGTTCCTCTGTTCTGGCTCAGTGATTCATGGTATGGAAGGGGTGGTCGGCCATGACCCCGTACTGGCTCAGGATATGCGTTTGATGGGGGGTCTGCGTAAATATATGCCGATTACCGCCACCACCTTTTTGATTGGTACTTTGGCCATTTGTGGGATTCCCCCCTTTGCCGGGTTCTGGTCAAAAGATGAAATCCTCGGCAGTACCTTTGCCGCCAATCCCGCGATGTGGGTGGTTGGTTGGCTGACCGCTGGTGTAACCGCTTTCTATATGTTTCGGATGTACTTCAACACCTTTGAAGGCAAGTTTCGAGGCAATGAAATCGATATCCGCAATCAACTTTTAGCCACCGCTAATGGTGGTAAACCGGCTAACGCTTTTGGGCCGGGAGCAATGGATCCCAAAGAATTGGCTCACGGCCATGATGGTGACAACTGCGACCACTCTCACGGTCATAGTGAATATCCCCATGAGTCGCCTTTGACCATGACTTTCCCCTTGATGGCTCTGGCAGTACCTTCAGTGCTGATTGGATTAGTCGGCACCCCGTTTGCCAACTACTTTGAAGAGTTCATTCATCCACCCAGTGAAACGGTGGCGGAAGTCCTCGAACACGCTGAGGAATTTGATTTGACTGAATTTCTGGTGATGGGGGGTTCTTCCGTGGGCATTGCCCTGATTGGGATTACCATCGCTTCGCTGATGTATATGAGTCGTAAAATTGACCCCGCAGCGATCGCCCAAAAAATCCAACCCTTGTATCAGTTATCCCTGAATAAGTGGTACTTCGATGATATCAATGACTTCCTCTTTGTCAAAGGTTCTCGCCGGTTAGCCCGACAAGTCCTAGAAGTGGATTCCCGCGTCGTCGATGGGGCCGTCAACCTGACGGGTTTGGTGACGGTGATTACCGGAGAAGGATTGAAATACTTCGAGAATGGTCGCGCCCAATTCTACGCCTTAATCGTATTTGTGGCCGTTTTGGGTTTAGTGATTATTTCTGGTGTCACCTAA
- the ndhD1 gene encoding photosynthetic/respiratory NAD(P)H-quinone oxidoreductase subunit D1 → MTDFPWLTFIILFPIVAALAIPLLPDKDGQTVKWYSLIVALIDFAAIAYVFCNHYDLSNPDLQLVESYGWVPNLDLNWSVGADGLSMPLILLTGFITTLAILAAWPVTFKPKLFYFLMLAMYGGQIAVFAVQDMLLFFLVWELELVPVYLILSIWGGKKRLYAATKFILYTAGGSLFILVAALAMAFYGDTVTFDMRAIAAKDYAMNFQLLLYGGFLIAYGVKLPIFPLHTWLPDAHGEATAPAHMLLAGILLKMGGYALIRMNVGMLPEAHAQFAPVLVILGVVNIVYAALTSFAQRNLKRKIAYSSISHMGFVLIGIASFNDLGMSGAMLQMISHGLIGASLFFMVGATYDRTHTLMLDEMGGVGQKMKKIFAMWTTCSLASLALPGMSGFVAELMVFVGFATSDAYNPTFKLVVVILAAVGVILTPIYLLSMLREILYGPENKNLVESQILVDAEPREVFIIASLLVPIIGIGVYPKLTTQIYDATTQQLNAKLREVVPSLVKQPSVALSEPMQAPTIGDAW, encoded by the coding sequence ATGACTGATTTTCCCTGGCTGACTTTCATAATTTTATTTCCCATTGTGGCAGCCCTGGCAATTCCATTGTTGCCCGATAAAGATGGTCAGACCGTAAAGTGGTATTCCTTGATTGTGGCGTTAATTGACTTTGCTGCGATCGCTTACGTTTTCTGCAATCACTACGATCTGAGCAATCCCGACCTACAACTGGTGGAAAGCTATGGTTGGGTTCCCAATCTGGATTTAAACTGGTCTGTGGGTGCCGATGGCTTGTCCATGCCCTTAATTCTACTGACTGGTTTTATTACCACCTTGGCAATTTTGGCCGCTTGGCCAGTCACCTTTAAGCCCAAGCTGTTCTATTTCTTAATGTTGGCCATGTACGGTGGTCAAATTGCCGTGTTTGCCGTCCAGGATATGCTGCTGTTTTTCCTGGTCTGGGAACTAGAACTGGTGCCGGTTTATCTGATTTTGTCCATTTGGGGGGGCAAAAAACGCCTCTATGCCGCCACTAAGTTTATTCTCTACACTGCCGGTGGTTCTCTGTTTATTTTGGTAGCAGCCCTGGCAATGGCATTTTATGGTGATACGGTGACGTTTGATATGAGAGCGATCGCCGCCAAAGACTATGCCATGAACTTCCAACTGCTCCTCTACGGTGGCTTTTTAATTGCTTACGGCGTGAAATTGCCCATTTTCCCCCTGCATACCTGGCTGCCGGATGCTCACGGGGAAGCCACCGCACCCGCACATATGTTACTGGCTGGCATTCTGCTGAAAATGGGTGGATATGCCCTAATTAGAATGAACGTGGGAATGCTCCCAGAAGCCCATGCCCAATTTGCCCCGGTATTGGTAATTTTGGGGGTGGTGAATATTGTCTATGCGGCGTTAACTTCTTTTGCCCAAAGAAATCTCAAGCGGAAAATTGCTTACTCTTCCATTTCTCACATGGGCTTTGTCCTAATTGGCATTGCTTCATTTAACGATTTGGGCATGAGTGGGGCCATGCTGCAAATGATTTCCCACGGTTTAATTGGTGCCAGTCTCTTCTTTATGGTGGGAGCCACCTACGATCGCACTCATACGTTGATGTTGGATGAAATGGGTGGCGTTGGGCAAAAAATGAAGAAAATTTTTGCCATGTGGACGACCTGTTCTTTGGCTTCTTTAGCCTTGCCTGGAATGAGTGGATTTGTGGCGGAGTTAATGGTCTTTGTTGGCTTTGCCACCAGTGATGCTTACAACCCCACATTTAAATTAGTGGTGGTAATTTTGGCCGCTGTTGGAGTGATTTTGACGCCAATTTATTTGCTGTCCATGTTACGAGAAATCCTCTACGGACCGGAAAATAAAAACTTAGTAGAAAGTCAAATTTTGGTGGACGCCGAACCTAGAGAAGTCTTTATTATTGCTTCTTTGTTAGTGCCGATTATTGGCATTGGAGTCTATCCCAAATTAACCACGCAAATCTATGATGCCACCACTCAACAGTTGAATGCCAAACTCAGAGAAGTGGTGCCCAGCTTGGTGAAACAGCCTTCCGTTGCTTTATCCGAGCCAATGCAAGCCCCCACCATTGGCGACGCTTGGTAA
- a CDS encoding ribosomal protein L7/L12, with the protein MLNTVPVAKKIAILKEVRILTGLGLREACIFN; encoded by the coding sequence ATGTTAAATACTGTTCCCGTAGCTAAAAAAATTGCCATTCTCAAAGAAGTGAGAATCCTCACAGGTTTGGGACTCCGAGAGGCTTGCATATTTAATTGA
- the pgl gene encoding 6-phosphogluconolactonase, which translates to MNKNIEVLTDQLALIERSLNLVVSKINGAISERDRCTIALSGGSTPKALYQALAQENLPWEKIHVFWGDERYVSADHPDSNQRMTREAWLNQVNIPQENIHPMPTSAGDPALDAQKYDRELQEFFGVSAGEIPVFDIILLGMGDDGHTASLFPHTEALEVCDRLVTVGNKDGQPRITFTVPLINQAIGVIFIVAGASKKDALTQVLAPNPDGKTYPSALIHPKNGELWWLLDRASFPAT; encoded by the coding sequence ATGAATAAGAACATCGAAGTTTTAACCGATCAACTCGCACTGATCGAGCGATCGCTCAACTTGGTCGTGAGTAAAATCAACGGGGCGATTTCTGAAAGAGATCGTTGTACCATCGCCTTATCCGGTGGCAGCACTCCCAAAGCCTTATACCAAGCATTAGCCCAGGAAAATCTACCCTGGGAAAAAATTCATGTTTTTTGGGGGGATGAGCGTTATGTCAGTGCCGATCATCCAGACAGCAATCAACGCATGACCCGCGAAGCATGGCTCAATCAGGTGAATATTCCCCAAGAAAATATTCATCCGATGCCCACCAGTGCGGGAGATCCAGCGCTTGACGCCCAAAAGTACGATCGCGAACTGCAAGAGTTTTTTGGGGTCTCTGCCGGAGAAATCCCGGTTTTTGACATTATTTTGTTGGGAATGGGAGATGATGGCCATACAGCCTCTCTGTTTCCCCACACCGAAGCCCTAGAAGTGTGCGATCGCCTCGTCACCGTGGGCAACAAAGATGGTCAGCCCCGAATTACTTTCACCGTGCCGCTAATTAACCAAGCCATTGGTGTCATATTTATCGTGGCTGGTGCCAGCAAAAAAGATGCTTTAACTCAAGTCCTTGCCCCAAACCCTGACGGCAAAACTTATCCATCCGCGCTAATTCATCCGAAAAACGGTGAACTGTGGTGGTTGCTCGATCGGGCTTCTTTCCCCGCAACCTAA
- a CDS encoding FHA domain-containing protein gives MIVCPNCNHQNPEGAAACEACYSPLPATTSCPQCGATVQTDATFCGQCGYNLQPSTAQSESEEPAGACESLSGGIPATAVSAPEGNSPLESEGAKSSWNSPDPISGMSSGLESPASIPSPAKPVAAPPPSPAPAPPTPSSATQLQVQTARLVHVQTNTTLELLQHLDVIHIGKPNDMIPPDIDVSGFANSEIVSRIHADIRVEADAFYIEDVGSSNGTYINNLPLPKGNRHRLRPGDRIALGKGDLMTFLFQLS, from the coding sequence ATGATTGTCTGTCCAAATTGTAACCACCAAAACCCAGAGGGCGCTGCAGCCTGTGAAGCTTGCTACAGTCCCTTACCTGCCACCACCAGTTGTCCACAGTGCGGGGCAACGGTGCAAACTGATGCCACATTCTGTGGTCAATGTGGCTATAATCTTCAGCCCAGCACTGCCCAGTCAGAAAGCGAGGAACCAGCCGGCGCCTGCGAATCATTGTCAGGGGGAATTCCCGCCACCGCAGTCTCGGCGCCCGAAGGGAATTCTCCACTAGAGTCTGAAGGGGCAAAAAGTTCCTGGAATTCACCGGATCCTATCTCTGGCATGAGTAGCGGTTTAGAGTCACCAGCCAGCATTCCCAGTCCCGCCAAACCTGTAGCTGCACCCCCGCCGTCCCCCGCCCCCGCTCCGCCGACGCCTAGTTCAGCTACTCAACTGCAAGTGCAAACCGCTCGATTGGTTCATGTTCAAACCAATACCACCCTGGAGTTGCTCCAACATCTTGATGTGATTCATATCGGCAAACCCAATGATATGATACCGCCAGACATTGATGTGTCGGGTTTTGCCAATTCTGAGATTGTCTCGCGAATTCATGCGGATATTCGGGTGGAAGCCGATGCTTTTTATATCGAAGATGTGGGCAGTTCTAATGGCACTTACATCAATAATTTACCGTTGCCCAAAGGAAATCGTCATCGCCTCCGACCAGGCGATCGCATTGCCTTGGGGAAAGGAGATTTAATGACCTTTTTATTCCAGCTTTCCTAG